The nucleotide window AAAGCATATAGCCAAAACTAATCGTACATACCGCTAACCCTAACCGAGGAGATTTACCGATTAAAACAAAGTAAACTCCTAAACTAAAGAGGATTACCCCGGCATCTTCTCGAATGGCTAAAATTAAGACGGCTAATAGCCAAAATAACCCCCAACGCTGTTTAGCATGGGCTAACAAAAGTCCGAAAGCAAATAGGGGAAGTTGAGATAAGTCAAAAAAGTTGCCTAACGTCGGGCCGATGACCGCATTTGCCCCATAAAAACTAATGGCAATCATAGCAGCAATGGGAGGCTCTAAATACTCTTTAGCGAGGAAATATAGAACTATTCCCCCGGCTGTCATTAAAGAGACTTGTAAAACGTTGAGGGTAGCCGGAGAAGGAAATAGCGCATAAATGGGTAGCCAAAGCAGGAGAGCCGGTGTAAAATGTTGTCCTAGACGATGGTAACTAACGGAAGGAATTTCTTGATTATGAATAACGTTTGTGGACAGGGAAGATGACAGGGTACTTTCAAAGAAATTGCCATGAAGATTATTCCAAAAGACTTGATTAAAAATTCCGTGATCGGTGTTGGTATAGAAACTATAATAACGATGAACCGCGAAAATGAGAGTTAACGTAAAAAATATACTCCCAGCGAGGATAACCGGTTTTAAGTGTTCATCCTCTCGCCATGATGATAGCCAAGTTTTGCCCATCGGTGTCCTTGTTTAACTCCTCTATTCCGTAAATTCAAGTTGAATTAAGAGTAGTTGACTTACGGAATAAAATCAAGGTTTCTTTATTAATGGATAATTGATAATGGATAATTGATAATGGATAATTGATTTTTTAGGTATATTGTCTCTTCTTAGTTCTTGAATGTTTTTAAGTTTATGACATTCTGTTACGATTTTTTGACAATTTAGAAAAAGTGATGGAATATATAAACAAAAATTAGTTTTGATTAATGTTATCCTCAGTAAAAATATGAGCAAAAATTTTGTTAAGACTGGATTGCTGTTCAGCAATTTAATCTTAGGCTTGGCTGTTTGTGATCTAAAACCCATTCAAGCGGCTGAATTTAGTTTTGAGTTTGGTAATGGCACTGGAAAATTAGCTTTTGAAGAATCTCCTTTAACAGGAATAGGTCAAGAAAGTATCAGCTTAAATGAATTAAACAATTATTGCAGTAACTTTACTTGTACAAGTTCTCCTGACTTTTTTTACCAAATTTCTGTTATTCCTGATTTCCGTTTCCCCCCTGATCAAGTAGTATTTAATTCTCCTAATAATAGCGATGTAACCTTTGAGTTTAATTCCGGAAAATTAGTGGGAATTAACTTATTAGAGAGTCTGCAAACATTTCCCAATAAAAGATTTGAGGAAGACTTATTAGAAATATATTATGTTGGCTATGCTCAATTTGGTTTAGAAGGAAATGAATATGGCTACGGGATAACAATCTTCTCTGAACCTTACGAACTAATTCCCTTTTATGATCAGTTCGGAAATCTGCTGGGATATGAAGTTGGCGAATTCTTATTAGGACAATTGGCTGAGGGCGACTATATTGAAGAGTTTGGAACGATTAAGTTTAAGACCATTGAACCGGTTCCTGAACCTTTAACTATTTTAGGAGCAATGACTGCTTTAAGTTTTGGCAGTATGTTTAAACGAAAATTATCTAAGTTTAACCCATAAGATTAGGGTGATAAGGTAGGCATTGCCTACCTTACTTTTACGCCTCACTTTCTTAAACTCAAATTAAATTTAAGAGTAGTCGCCTTATCGATTAAGATCAAGGTTTCTTTGGTCATGGATAATGGATAATCGATAATTGATAATGATTAATGTTAGATTTAATAACTTTATATTACAAAATATTGACAATTATCAAAGAATGAATAATAGTATTAGCAAATTCAAGTAATAGTGATACAAATATGAGCAGAAATTTCGTGAAAACAGGCTTCCTTGTGGGCAACTTAGTTTTAGGGTTAGCTGTTTGTGATCTAAAACCCATTCAAGCGGCTCAATTTAGTTTTAGTTTGGCTGATGATTATTTAGGAGAGGTATCGGGTTCATTATCTTTTAAAGAGTCTCCCCTAACCGGAGTGGGTAAAGAAACAATAACTTTATCTGCGTTAAATAATTATTGTAATACCTATATTTGTCAAGAATTGCCTGAATTTACCACTGAATTTCCTCCCTATTATCTTCCTTTGAGTGATGGCTCTCAAGATATACAATTTGGATCTTTTGATGATGTAACTTTTGAATTTACTTCAGGATATTTAACAGGGATTTTCTTAAGTGAGAGACAAAATTTTACGAGTTTTGAGGGACGAGATCCGAGGTTTGTTTCTGAGACTGAGGGATATCTTGAATTTTCTATAAACAGAGACACTTATGATTTGTCAGGTTTAGCTACAGTTAAACGATATCAATTATCTTTTGAACCGGTATTTGATGACGATGGAAACTACTTATATGATGAGGAAGTTTTGACCCTGATAGAGGAATTTGACTTGGTTTTACCTGGGGGTTCAGGAGAAGTTGAATTTTCCACTACTGAACCGGTTCCTGAACCTTTAACTATTTTAGGAGCAATGACCGCTTTAAGTTTTGGCAGTATGTTTAAACGCAAATTGTCTAAGTTTAACTCATAAGATTATGTTACCCAAAAAATTTGCTTAAAAGCCTCCTCTTTCTCTCTTGAAAAGAAACAAAAATTCATTGCTTATTCAATCAAGAGTGATTAATTGAGAGGTAATACTGAGTTACTTTTGACTTTTGACTTTTCAAAAGGTGGGCAATGCCCACCCTACTTTTAGAGTGCCGCTTTAACCCATTGTTGTATAGTAGAAACTACCTCATCAATAGGGATATCTTGAGATTTTTTTGTGGCACGTTCAACGACTTCTAATTTACCCTCTTTTAACGATCGCCCGGTGACAATACGATAAGGTATCCCCACTAACTCAGAATCCTTAAATTTTACTCCGGCTCGTTCATCCCGGTCATCTAATAAGGTTTCTATTCCTGCGGCGTTTAACTCGGTATAAAGTTTTTCGGCCACTTCTACCTGTTGGGGATCATTAATATTAGGAATCACCACAATAGCATGATAAGGAGCGATCGCCACCGGCCAAATAATCCCATCCTTATCATAGGACTGTTCTACCGCCGATTGAGCCAAGCGAGACACCCCAATCCCATAACACCCCATCACTAAAGGCATTTCTTCCCCTTGTTCATTGGTGTAGGTTGCTCCCATAGCATGGGAATATTTAGTTCCTAATTGAAAAATGTGACCTACTTCGATCCCTCTAGCACTTTGCAGGGTTTGAGTCCGATCGTGAACCGCGCGATCGCCGGCTTTAGCAGTCCGTACATCGACTATTAATTGAGGTAATTTAAACTCTTTGCCCCAATTTGCCCCAAGGACGTGATACCCTTTTTCATTAGCACCGGTGACAAAATTTTTCAACTCCACTACCGTTTTATCGACCAAACGCACAAACTTAGAGGCAATTTCTTTAGACCCTTGAATATAATCATCGCCTAAATCGGGGGAAATATATCCTAACGGTAAAGATTTTGCCGCCCATTTTTGCTGTGCAGACTCATCCGGCACTTTTAGGGCAATAATGGTTTTAGCGTGATATTGGGGAGCAAGTTTGACTAATTCATTTTGTAATTTAACCTCATTAACCTCTTGATCGCCTCGGATATTAACTAAGACTAATACGATCATGCCATTATCATAAACGGCTTCATAGAGAATATTTTTCACCACTACCGTAGGAGAACATTTGAGAAATTGGGCTAATTTTTCAATGGTATCTGTATTAGGAGTTTCTCGTTTTTCGTAATTTTTAAAAGGAGAGGGTTCTTCATCGGGGGGTAAAGAGACTGCTTTTTCCACATTGGCGGCATATTTTCCATCGTCGGTGTAGAGAACCTCATCCTCTCCAGCATCCGCTAAAACCATAAATTCCTGAGAACCCGAACCCCCAATTGCCCCAGAATCTGCGTCTACGGCTCGAAAAGCTAGGCCACAGCGACGTAATATGTTACGGTAGGCTTTATCCATGTCTTGGTAAGTTTTTTTGAGTCCTTCGGGATCTGTATCAAAAGAATAAGCATCTTTCATGATAAATTCCCGACCCCGCATTAACCCAAACCGAGGACGAATTTCATCCCTAAATTTAGTTTGAATTTGATATAAATTTACAGGTAATTGACGATAGGAGCGGATCATCTCTCTAGCGATGAAGGTAATTACTTCTTCATGAGTTGGCCCTAATCCTAATTCTCTCTCTTGTCGGTCTTCGAGAGCAAACATAATTCCTTCGGCCTTGGTGTAGGTATCCCAACGTCCGGACTCTTTCCATAATTCTGAGGGTTGCAGTTGAGGGAGGAGACATTCTTGCGCCCCGGTAGCATTCATCTCTTGTCGCACAATTTGGGAGACTTTTTGCAAAACTCGCCACATCAGGGGGAGATAAGCATAGATTCCACTGCCAATTCGACGAATATATCCCGCTCTTAATAAAAGTTTATGACTGGGAATTTCTGCTTCGGCGGGATCTTCTCGCAGCGTGACAAAGAGCATTTGAGACAATCGCATCGTTTTTTCCCTTATTAGATAGGACTCTTATTATCTCATTGCTTGCGGTTTTTACAGAAATTTTTATTTTCTTTTTTGAAGTTTCTATAAAACCTGTCTATTTTCTTAACCTAAAAATTGGTTTGGCGACTCCTGTTCAGTAGTTTTCCTGAGATTTTTTAGTCATTTTATTCAGGTTAATTAATTTTATTTAAATTTTAAGTTTAATCTAAGTTGAAAGTCAAAATCATATAAAATTTTATTAAAAAAATGATAAACTAAAAAATCATTACAAATAACTAGACTATTCTACGGATTTTAGATATGATGTTGAATATTATTACTTACAGTGTTTTTTCCTAAAAACAGACCCAAGAGGAATGATTGTTTCTTTTACAAAAAGCAACTCGTCTTAAAAAAGGAAAGATAAAAAGGGAAAAAAATACTGGAAATTTTCCTAAGTAAATTCAACAACCTAAACCTATGAATGAGACACAAACCCAATCATATAATCATCATATTTATGAAAATACAATGGAGTGTTTGGTTAAAGAAGAGATTGAAAAACAGCTAAAAAATTATCCAAAAACTGTTATTAAATTTATTAATAAAACAGAAATAGAAGCCTATGCGCTTAACCGTCTTCCTGCGCTTTATGCTTCTAGTGAACAAGGAAGAGAAAAGCAAAAAGAAATCGGTCAACAAAAATATCAAAAACAGATTTCTCTAGCCGTTAGTCAAGCTTTAGTAACCGTGAGAGAAAATCCTTATACAGAGTCGAAATCTATAGCTTCACTTTCAGGAATAGAAGTTAAATATCAAGAAGCGCGACAAGCTTTACAAAAATTACAGATTTTCCTAACCCACACCCAATTACTCAACAATTCTTCTCAAGAGATAACTTGGGATAATTTAGTGAGTGTCGTTCATCAGGCATTAAATAAATTGTATTGGAAACAAGAAAATCCTAACCTAGAGCTACCCAATCACCTTAAAGAGGATACTGTCAATCCAGACTGGAATTCCCATTATCTGTATTAAGCATAAATTAAATTAAGACCCAACGAGCATCTAAAGACTAACAAAAATAACTGAATAAAATCGAAGGAGATCTATAAAATGCAAAACCTCAAGCAACCTGAAACCCTCCAATTAAATAATCCTGTGGGAATTCGTCAAAATATTATGGAGTTATTGGTCAAACAAGAAATAGAAAAACAATTGAAACACTATTCTCCTCAATTAAAACCTTACATTAATAAAATTGAGGTAGCCACTTTTGCCCTCAACCGCTTACCTGCCCTCTATGCTTCCACCATCCAAGGAAAAAATCATCAAATAGAATTAGCTAAAAAATATCAAGAACAAATTACCTTAGCTGTCCGTCGAGGCATAGCAGCAGTAGAACGAGATCCCTTAAGAAGCTCAACTCCCCTTATTTCCGATGTAGAAATTGAGTATAATAAAGCTAAAAAAGCACTGCAAGATTTACAAGATTATCTGCAACAAAAAGGGTTACTCAGTCATTCTTATTTAGGGTGGAATAACTTAGTTATAACAGTACATCTCGCCTTAAAAAAAGTCAGTTGGTTTAAACAGCTAAAATCTCAGTCTCAGAGAAATTGACGATACACATCTCTAGCCGCCCGATGTAAGAGAGAATGACGATAGACTAAATTTTGTAGATCTTTAGCATAACCCCCTCCTATCACGCCGGCGACTGGATATCCCGCCGCTAGACAGGTACTCAAAACGTAAAAGTCTCGGCGGTAAATCCCGATATTAGTCATAGCCAGTTTACCTAAGCGATCGCTAATATGGGTATCTACACCGGCATCATACAAAACTAAATCGGGGTTAAACTGGCAGAGAAGATCGCTTAAATACTGGGATAAAATTTTTAAGTAACCCTCATCCTCTAACCCAACAGGCAAAGGAACATCGAGATCGCTTTTTTGTTTAGTTCCCGGAAAATTCGCCTCACAGTGCATCGAAAACGTGAATACACTCTCATCATTTTGGAAAATATAAGCCGTTCCATCTCCTTGATGCACATCTAAATCAACAATCAAGACTTTCTTAACCAGACCCAAATGTTGTAAAGTCCGGGTAGCGATCGCTAAATCATTAAAAATACAAAATCCAGATCCATAACTTGGGAAAGCGTGATGAGTTCCACCGGCGGTATTACAAGCAATCCCCTGTTTTAGGGCTAATTTAGCGGTGAGAATCGTTCCCCCAAGGGCGGTACAGGTACGAGTCACTAAACCCGGACTCCAAGGTAAACCAATACGACGCTGTGCTTTAGGATCGAGAGTTCCGCTACAATAAGCCCCAACATAGTCCGGAGTGTGGACTAATTGAATGATCTCTTGTGTGGGGACTTCTGGGGTATGGGTAGATTCAGGGGTAGTGATTCCATCAGTAATTAATAAGTCGTAGAGAAGCTTAAATTTTGGCATCGGGAAGCGATGACCATCAGGTAAGGGGGTAACATAATCACGATGGTAGACGATGGGTAGGGACATGAATCAGTTTAAACGGGAACAGAAAGTCTAATTGCTTTGCTCTAAAAATGATAAATTGAAAAATCATTAATTAGGGTTTGAAAAAATTGAGACAGGATATACTCCTGTCCTGCTTTCCTATCGTCTTTTTCTGTAAAGTGTTAGCGTAAAAAGCTACTAGATAACCAGAATAGACAAAAAGTCATAATCGCGTATAACTGTTGACTATCTAAATTAATCAGATTTAATCCTAGTCCAGCTACACCAGCACCTATGGCTATGCCTATTACTAAAGCCACTAAAGTGATTAACACAGAACGCCAAAACTGT belongs to Gloeothece citriformis PCC 7424 and includes:
- a CDS encoding late competence development ComFB family protein, with translation MNETQTQSYNHHIYENTMECLVKEEIEKQLKNYPKTVIKFINKTEIEAYALNRLPALYASSEQGREKQKEIGQQKYQKQISLAVSQALVTVRENPYTESKSIASLSGIEVKYQEARQALQKLQIFLTHTQLLNNSSQEITWDNLVSVVHQALNKLYWKQENPNLELPNHLKEDTVNPDWNSHYLY
- a CDS encoding PEP-CTERM sorting domain-containing protein, which translates into the protein MSKNFVKTGLLFSNLILGLAVCDLKPIQAAEFSFEFGNGTGKLAFEESPLTGIGQESISLNELNNYCSNFTCTSSPDFFYQISVIPDFRFPPDQVVFNSPNNSDVTFEFNSGKLVGINLLESLQTFPNKRFEEDLLEIYYVGYAQFGLEGNEYGYGITIFSEPYELIPFYDQFGNLLGYEVGEFLLGQLAEGDYIEEFGTIKFKTIEPVPEPLTILGAMTALSFGSMFKRKLSKFNP
- a CDS encoding histone deacetylase, whose product is MSLPIVYHRDYVTPLPDGHRFPMPKFKLLYDLLITDGITTPESTHTPEVPTQEIIQLVHTPDYVGAYCSGTLDPKAQRRIGLPWSPGLVTRTCTALGGTILTAKLALKQGIACNTAGGTHHAFPSYGSGFCIFNDLAIATRTLQHLGLVKKVLIVDLDVHQGDGTAYIFQNDESVFTFSMHCEANFPGTKQKSDLDVPLPVGLEDEGYLKILSQYLSDLLCQFNPDLVLYDAGVDTHISDRLGKLAMTNIGIYRRDFYVLSTCLAAGYPVAGVIGGGYAKDLQNLVYRHSLLHRAARDVYRQFL
- the proS gene encoding proline--tRNA ligase yields the protein MRLSQMLFVTLREDPAEAEIPSHKLLLRAGYIRRIGSGIYAYLPLMWRVLQKVSQIVRQEMNATGAQECLLPQLQPSELWKESGRWDTYTKAEGIMFALEDRQERELGLGPTHEEVITFIAREMIRSYRQLPVNLYQIQTKFRDEIRPRFGLMRGREFIMKDAYSFDTDPEGLKKTYQDMDKAYRNILRRCGLAFRAVDADSGAIGGSGSQEFMVLADAGEDEVLYTDDGKYAANVEKAVSLPPDEEPSPFKNYEKRETPNTDTIEKLAQFLKCSPTVVVKNILYEAVYDNGMIVLVLVNIRGDQEVNEVKLQNELVKLAPQYHAKTIIALKVPDESAQQKWAAKSLPLGYISPDLGDDYIQGSKEIASKFVRLVDKTVVELKNFVTGANEKGYHVLGANWGKEFKLPQLIVDVRTAKAGDRAVHDRTQTLQSARGIEVGHIFQLGTKYSHAMGATYTNEQGEEMPLVMGCYGIGVSRLAQSAVEQSYDKDGIIWPVAIAPYHAIVVIPNINDPQQVEVAEKLYTELNAAGIETLLDDRDERAGVKFKDSELVGIPYRIVTGRSLKEGKLEVVERATKKSQDIPIDEVVSTIQQWVKAAL
- a CDS encoding late competence development ComFB family protein; this encodes MQNLKQPETLQLNNPVGIRQNIMELLVKQEIEKQLKHYSPQLKPYINKIEVATFALNRLPALYASTIQGKNHQIELAKKYQEQITLAVRRGIAAVERDPLRSSTPLISDVEIEYNKAKKALQDLQDYLQQKGLLSHSYLGWNNLVITVHLALKKVSWFKQLKSQSQRN
- a CDS encoding PEP-CTERM sorting domain-containing protein yields the protein MKTGFLVGNLVLGLAVCDLKPIQAAQFSFSLADDYLGEVSGSLSFKESPLTGVGKETITLSALNNYCNTYICQELPEFTTEFPPYYLPLSDGSQDIQFGSFDDVTFEFTSGYLTGIFLSERQNFTSFEGRDPRFVSETEGYLEFSINRDTYDLSGLATVKRYQLSFEPVFDDDGNYLYDEEVLTLIEEFDLVLPGGSGEVEFSTTEPVPEPLTILGAMTALSFGSMFKRKLSKFNS